A part of Streptomyces sp. DSM 40750 genomic DNA contains:
- the rpsN gene encoding 30S ribosomal protein S14, whose translation MAKKSKIAKNEKRQEIVARYAERRAELKEIIRRPSSTDAERLAARRELGRQPRDASATRVRNRDQVDGRPRGYFRTFGLSRVSLREQAHAGFLPGVRKSSW comes from the coding sequence ATGGCGAAGAAGAGCAAGATCGCGAAGAACGAGAAGCGGCAGGAGATCGTCGCGCGGTACGCCGAGCGGCGGGCCGAGCTGAAGGAGATCATCCGGCGCCCGTCCTCCACGGACGCCGAACGTCTCGCCGCCCGGCGGGAGCTGGGCCGGCAGCCGCGCGACGCCAGCGCCACCCGCGTCCGCAACCGGGACCAGGTGGACGGGCGGCCGCGCGGCTACTTCCGGACGTTCGGGCTGTCCCGGGTGAGCCTGCGGGAACAGGCGCATGCCGGGTTCCTGCCGGGGGTGCGCAAGTCGTCCTGGTAG
- the rpmB gene encoding 50S ribosomal protein L28 — MSAHCMLTGAQPGFGNRISHSHRRTSRRFDPNIQSKRYWLPSENRHVRLRLSTKGIKTVDVIGVEAAVARIRARGVRV, encoded by the coding sequence TTGTCCGCCCACTGCATGCTGACGGGCGCCCAGCCCGGCTTCGGCAACCGCATCTCGCACTCCCACCGGCGCACGTCCCGCCGCTTCGACCCGAACATCCAGTCCAAGCGCTACTGGCTGCCGAGCGAGAACCGCCATGTGCGGCTCCGGCTGAGCACGAAGGGGATCAAGACCGTGGATGTCATCGGCGTCGAGGCCGCCGTCGCGCGGATCCGTGCCCGGGGGGTGCGGGTCTGA
- the rpmG gene encoding 50S ribosomal protein L33 yields MARNELRPVVKLRSTAGTGYTYVTRKNRRNDPDRLTLRKFDPMVRRHVDFREER; encoded by the coding sequence ATGGCACGCAACGAACTCCGGCCGGTCGTCAAACTCCGGTCCACGGCCGGGACCGGCTACACCTACGTCACCCGCAAGAACCGCCGGAACGACCCGGACCGGCTGACGCTGCGCAAGTTCGACCCGATGGTCCGCCGCCACGTCGACTTCCGAGAGGAGCGCTGA
- a CDS encoding type B 50S ribosomal protein L31, with protein sequence MKKDIHPSYGPVVFRDRAANHTFLTRSTMTSEKTIEWEDGNTYPVVDVEISNVSHPFYTGTARVLDTAGRVEKFEKRYGAGKKRG encoded by the coding sequence ATGAAGAAGGACATCCATCCGTCGTACGGGCCCGTCGTCTTCCGGGACCGCGCCGCGAACCACACGTTCCTCACCCGCTCGACGATGACGAGCGAGAAGACGATCGAGTGGGAGGACGGCAACACCTACCCCGTGGTCGACGTCGAGATCTCGAACGTGAGCCACCCCTTCTACACCGGCACCGCGCGCGTGCTGGACACGGCGGGCCGCGTGGAGAAGTTCGAGAAGCGGTACGGCGCCGGGAAGAAGCGGGGCTGA
- a CDS encoding CobW family GTP-binding protein — protein sequence MTQLSVAIVGGLHADARRAAVEALLAGVPGSVALHHDLSTATDGPDAKVVRTVRDAAGLISTGETPLVNDCACCALREDLVPELERLADAGLTRLAVVELWDSVEPKAMAEVVAASGLSLTSVITAVDPALLLPYLGNGDDLAERGLAAATTDQRTVADTFARQLEYAPVLAVLDSDEADEEDRALLAQLHPTAQRVPIEGGFSGGQASAADAWSDWFSSHGPETDEGTAPAFRGAGQHQYAAPPRGATNHDEPAPGNAQRPQRRSPALLTAAFAGFDVDAAAAAQHPACALLPTDADECGVTTLVWHRRRPFHPERLYAALEDLCCAAARSRGRFWLAERPDTLLHWDAAGGALCVESVGPWLASLPDAAWDMVPPMRRAAAALDWHPEHGDRCQHLVFTSPGLDRDGLEQLLESCLLTDAEYAAGRAAWERLPRPFDTFLEV from the coding sequence ATGACCCAGCTGTCTGTCGCGATCGTCGGCGGGCTGCACGCCGACGCCCGGCGGGCCGCCGTCGAGGCGCTGCTCGCCGGGGTCCCGGGCAGCGTCGCGCTGCACCACGACCTCTCCACCGCCACGGACGGCCCGGACGCCAAGGTCGTCCGGACCGTACGGGACGCCGCGGGCCTCATCTCCACCGGTGAGACCCCGCTCGTCAACGACTGCGCGTGCTGCGCCCTTCGCGAGGACCTGGTCCCCGAGCTGGAGCGCCTGGCCGACGCGGGCCTCACCAGGCTGGCCGTGGTCGAACTCTGGGACTCGGTGGAACCGAAGGCGATGGCGGAGGTGGTCGCCGCCAGCGGCCTCAGCCTCACCTCGGTCATCACGGCCGTGGACCCCGCCCTCCTCCTCCCGTACCTCGGCAACGGCGACGACCTGGCCGAGCGCGGCCTCGCCGCCGCCACCACCGACCAACGCACCGTCGCCGACACCTTCGCCCGCCAACTCGAATACGCCCCCGTCCTGGCCGTACTGGACTCGGACGAGGCCGACGAGGAGGACAGGGCCCTGCTGGCGCAACTGCATCCGACGGCCCAGAGGGTTCCCATTGAGGGTGGCTTCTCCGGGGGCCAGGCGAGCGCGGCGGACGCGTGGTCGGACTGGTTCTCGTCGCACGGTCCTGAGACGGACGAGGGCACCGCCCCTGCTTTCAGGGGCGCGGGGCAGCATCAATATGCGGCTCCGCCGCGGGGCGCGACAAACCACGACGAACCCGCACCCGGCAACGCACAACGACCTCAACGTCGCTCCCCGGCCCTGCTCACCGCGGCGTTCGCCGGCTTCGACGTGGACGCCGCCGCAGCCGCCCAACACCCGGCCTGCGCCCTCCTCCCCACCGACGCCGACGAATGCGGCGTCACCACCCTCGTCTGGCACCGCCGCCGCCCCTTCCACCCGGAACGGCTCTACGCGGCACTGGAAGACCTCTGCTGCGCGGCGGCCCGCAGCCGCGGCAGGTTCTGGCTGGCCGAGCGCCCCGACACCCTGCTGCACTGGGACGCGGCCGGCGGAGCCCTGTGCGTGGAGTCGGTCGGCCCCTGGCTCGCCTCGCTCCCGGACGCCGCCTGGGACATGGTCCCCCCGATGCGCCGGGCCGCCGCCGCGCTCGACTGGCACCCGGAGCACGGCGACCGCTGCCAGCACCTCGTCTTCACCTCCCCGGGCCTGGACCGCGACGGACTCGAACAGCTCCTGGAGTCCTGCCTGCTCACCGACGCCGAGTACGCCGCCGGGCGCGCCGCCTGGGAGCGGCTGCCGCGCCCCTTCGACACCTTCCTGGAGGTCTGA
- the rpsR gene encoding 30S ribosomal protein S18, producing the protein MARKPERKPAKSRPNPLDQAKITYIDYKDTDLLRRFISDRGKIRSRRVTRVSAQQQRQLARAIKNAREMALLPYSSR; encoded by the coding sequence ATGGCCCGCAAGCCGGAGCGCAAGCCCGCCAAGTCCCGCCCCAATCCGCTGGACCAGGCCAAGATCACGTACATCGACTACAAGGACACCGACCTGCTGCGCCGGTTCATCTCCGACCGCGGCAAGATCCGCAGCCGCCGGGTCACCCGCGTCAGCGCCCAGCAGCAGCGACAGCTCGCCCGCGCCATCAAGAACGCCCGAGAGATGGCGCTCCTGCCGTACTCCTCGCGCTGA
- a CDS encoding DUF397 domain-containing protein, with the protein MDHDVYGVDDVYNGMAATELTQLHAVAWQKSRHSNSQGNCVEFARLPGGEVAVRNSRFPDGPALVYTRAEIEAMLLGIKDGEFDHLIG; encoded by the coding sequence GTGGACCACGACGTGTACGGCGTGGATGACGTGTACAACGGCATGGCCGCGACGGAGCTGACCCAGCTCCACGCGGTGGCCTGGCAGAAGAGCCGCCACAGCAACTCGCAGGGCAACTGCGTGGAGTTCGCGCGGCTGCCCGGCGGTGAGGTGGCGGTGCGCAACTCCCGCTTCCCCGACGGTCCGGCGCTCGTCTACACGCGCGCCGAGATCGAGGCGATGCTCCTGGGCATCAAGGACGGCGAGTTCGACCACCTGATCGGCTAA
- a CDS encoding ATP-binding protein, which produces MLEPLRQGLPPLDPATVSNAASCALPPRYEAVREARQFTRGTLDQWQLGDRFDDVCLVVSELVTNALRHGLPTGNGLRPAQDPPVRLHLMRWTERLVCAVRDPSHDSPVAGDSDDFSAESGRGLFLVDSFADSWGWHPLAGALSGKVVWALFQVSTAPGDPAVSAY; this is translated from the coding sequence ATGCTCGAACCCTTACGGCAGGGACTTCCGCCACTTGATCCCGCGACCGTGTCCAACGCCGCGTCCTGTGCGCTGCCGCCCCGCTACGAAGCGGTGCGCGAGGCGAGGCAGTTCACCCGGGGCACGCTCGACCAGTGGCAGCTGGGCGACCGCTTCGACGACGTCTGTCTCGTGGTGTCGGAACTCGTCACCAACGCCCTGCGGCACGGCCTGCCCACGGGCAACGGGCTGCGTCCGGCCCAGGACCCGCCCGTACGGCTGCACTTGATGCGCTGGACCGAGCGGCTGGTCTGCGCGGTGCGCGACCCCAGTCACGACAGTCCGGTCGCCGGCGACTCCGACGACTTCTCTGCGGAGTCGGGGCGCGGGCTGTTCCTGGTCGACTCGTTCGCGGACAGCTGGGGCTGGCATCCGCTCGCCGGCGCGCTCAGCGGCAAGGTGGTGTGGGCACTGTTCCAGGTGTCGACGGCGCCGGGCGATCCGGCCGTGTCCGCCTACTGA
- a CDS encoding helix-turn-helix domain-containing protein → MVRRMLLGSHLRRLRESQGITREKAGYSIRSSESKISRMELGRVSFKSRDVEDLLTLYGVTDETERTSLLSLAKEANVAGWWHSYSDVLPSWFPTYVGLEAAAHLIRSYEVQFVHGLLQTEAYAHAVVARGMKGASEAEIDKRVALRMERQKYLVSESAPEFHCVLDEAALRRPYGDREVMRGQLQHLIEISERPNVVLQVMPFSFGGHSGESGAFTVLSFPESDLTDVVYLEQLTSALYLDKGEDIAQYERAIKQLQDDSPSPAESRDLLRGLLQLS, encoded by the coding sequence GTGGTGAGGCGGATGCTGCTGGGCTCGCATCTCAGGCGGCTGCGCGAGTCGCAGGGGATCACCCGGGAGAAGGCCGGGTACTCGATCCGCTCCTCCGAGTCGAAGATCAGTCGCATGGAACTCGGCCGGGTCAGCTTCAAGTCCCGTGACGTGGAGGACCTGTTGACCCTCTACGGAGTCACGGACGAGACCGAGCGCACCTCGCTGCTCTCCCTGGCGAAGGAAGCCAACGTCGCCGGCTGGTGGCACAGCTACTCGGACGTCCTGCCCAGCTGGTTCCCCACCTACGTCGGCCTCGAAGCCGCGGCCCACCTCATCCGCAGCTATGAAGTCCAGTTCGTGCACGGTCTGTTGCAGACCGAGGCGTACGCCCACGCGGTCGTCGCCCGGGGCATGAAGGGCGCGAGCGAGGCCGAGATCGACAAGCGGGTGGCCCTGCGCATGGAGCGCCAGAAGTACCTGGTGTCCGAGAGCGCCCCCGAGTTCCACTGCGTCCTCGACGAGGCCGCGCTGCGTCGGCCGTACGGCGACCGGGAAGTGATGCGGGGTCAGCTCCAGCATCTGATCGAGATCTCGGAGCGGCCGAACGTGGTGCTCCAGGTCATGCCGTTCAGTTTCGGCGGCCACTCCGGCGAGAGCGGCGCGTTCACCGTGCTGAGCTTCCCCGAGTCCGACCTCACCGACGTCGTCTACCTCGAACAGCTCACCAGCGCCCTCTACTTGGACAAGGGTGAGGACATCGCCCAGTACGAGCGGGCGATCAAGCAGCTCCAGGACGACAGCCCGTCCCCGGCCGAGAGCCGGGACCTGCTGCGGGGGCTGCTGCAGCTTTCCTGA
- a CDS encoding aldehyde dehydrogenase family protein has translation MSSYFTDLAQQYIGGEWRPGTGSWDIIDFNPYDDAKLASITIATVDEVDEAYRAAQAAQREWAEVNAYARRAVFEKALKVIEEREPEITEVIIAELGGTHLKAGFELHLAKEFLRESIQLALRPEGRIIPSPIDGKENRLYRVPVGVVGVISPFNFPFLLSLKSVAPALALGNGVVLKPHQNTPIAGGTLVAKIFEEAGLPGGLLNVVVTDIAEIGDAFIEHPIPKLISFTGSDKVGRHVATVAAQNFKRTILELGGNSALVVLDDADIDYAVDAAVFSRYVHQGQVCMAANRVLVDRSIQAEFTEKFVTKVKSLKVGDPSDPQTVIGPVINSSQADALSSVVEQALAEGATALVHGTTTDNLVEPSVLTDVPADSALLRQEVFGPVAFLIPFDGEEEAVRIVNDTPYGLSGAVHTGDIERGVNFAKQIDTGMFHVNDGTVHDEPLVPFGGEKHSGIGRLNGETTVDAFTTQKWISVQHKRSFFPF, from the coding sequence ATGTCGTCCTACTTCACCGACCTGGCCCAGCAGTACATCGGCGGCGAGTGGCGCCCGGGCACAGGCTCCTGGGACATCATCGACTTCAACCCGTACGACGACGCGAAGCTCGCGTCGATCACGATAGCCACGGTCGACGAGGTGGACGAGGCCTACCGGGCCGCCCAGGCGGCCCAGAGGGAATGGGCCGAGGTCAACGCCTATGCGCGTCGCGCGGTCTTCGAGAAGGCCCTCAAGGTCATCGAGGAGCGTGAGCCGGAGATCACCGAGGTGATCATCGCCGAGCTCGGCGGTACGCACCTGAAGGCCGGGTTCGAGCTGCATCTTGCCAAGGAGTTCCTGCGCGAATCGATTCAGCTGGCGCTGCGCCCCGAGGGCCGCATCATTCCGTCGCCGATCGACGGCAAGGAGAACCGCCTCTACCGGGTGCCGGTCGGCGTCGTGGGTGTCATCAGCCCCTTCAACTTCCCGTTCCTGCTCTCCCTCAAGTCGGTCGCCCCGGCCCTCGCTCTCGGCAACGGCGTGGTGCTGAAGCCGCACCAGAACACCCCGATCGCCGGTGGCACGCTGGTCGCGAAGATCTTCGAGGAGGCGGGCCTGCCCGGCGGTCTGCTCAACGTCGTCGTCACCGACATCGCCGAGATCGGTGACGCCTTCATCGAGCACCCGATCCCCAAGCTCATCTCCTTCACCGGCTCCGACAAGGTCGGCCGCCATGTCGCCACCGTCGCCGCCCAGAACTTCAAGCGCACGATCCTCGAACTGGGCGGCAACAGCGCGCTGGTGGTCCTGGACGACGCGGACATCGACTACGCCGTCGACGCGGCCGTCTTCTCGCGCTACGTCCACCAGGGCCAGGTCTGCATGGCCGCCAACCGCGTCCTGGTCGACCGCTCGATCCAGGCCGAGTTCACCGAGAAGTTCGTGACCAAGGTGAAGTCCCTGAAGGTCGGCGACCCGAGCGACCCGCAGACCGTCATCGGCCCGGTCATCAACTCCTCCCAGGCGGACGCCCTTTCGTCCGTCGTCGAGCAGGCCCTCGCCGAGGGCGCCACGGCGCTGGTCCACGGCACCACGACCGACAACCTGGTCGAGCCGTCCGTCCTCACCGACGTCCCCGCCGACTCCGCCCTCCTCCGGCAGGAGGTCTTCGGACCCGTGGCCTTCCTCATCCCCTTCGACGGTGAGGAGGAGGCCGTCCGCATCGTCAACGACACCCCGTACGGCCTCAGCGGCGCCGTCCACACCGGCGACATCGAGCGGGGCGTGAACTTCGCCAAGCAGATCGACACCGGCATGTTCCACGTCAACGACGGCACCGTCCACGACGAGCCCCTCGTCCCCTTCGGCGGCGAGAAGCACTCCGGCATCGGCCGCCTCAACGGCGAGACGACGGTGGACGCCTTCACCACCCAGAAGTGGATCTCGGTCCAGCACAAGCGGAGCTTCTTCCCGTTCTGA
- a CDS encoding type II toxin-antitoxin system RelE family toxin produces the protein MTWQVLWEPAALNSAAGHLKDDPNGVDTLLRATDQLAQDERPEGSPAWGAEHRRLHHGSWRILYRVDSQTRTPHIEHVGRTAA, from the coding sequence GTGACCTGGCAGGTGTTGTGGGAACCGGCGGCTCTCAACTCGGCCGCCGGTCACCTCAAGGACGATCCCAACGGTGTCGACACGCTCCTGCGAGCTACTGACCAGCTCGCCCAGGACGAGCGCCCCGAGGGTTCGCCTGCCTGGGGTGCGGAGCACCGGCGCCTGCACCATGGCTCCTGGCGCATCTTGTACCGCGTCGATTCACAGACGCGCACGCCCCACATCGAGCACGTCGGCCGCACGGCTGCGTGA
- a CDS encoding PadR family transcriptional regulator: MSAIRLLVLGAVRQHGRAHGYQVRNDLEYWGAHEWSNAKPGSIYHALKQMAKQGLLLAHEVAPSTAGGPPRTEYEITEKGTEEYLRLVRESLTAYDQKPDVLSAGLGSMVDLGREEVLGLLEERVRTIEKWRRAVTEYYTPEEGPGQLGHIGEIMNFWIHSADTGAEWTRGLIERIRGGAYTFAGEGDPFVGVLMEGQKNPYATGERHPGDDR; this comes from the coding sequence ATGTCAGCGATCCGTCTTCTCGTGCTCGGCGCCGTGCGCCAGCACGGGCGGGCCCACGGCTACCAGGTGCGCAACGACCTGGAGTACTGGGGCGCGCACGAGTGGTCCAACGCCAAGCCCGGCTCGATCTACCACGCCCTGAAGCAGATGGCGAAACAGGGGCTGCTGCTCGCGCACGAGGTCGCCCCCTCCACCGCCGGCGGGCCCCCTCGCACCGAGTACGAGATCACGGAGAAGGGCACGGAGGAGTACCTCAGGCTGGTGCGCGAGTCCCTCACCGCCTACGACCAGAAGCCGGACGTGCTCTCCGCCGGGCTGGGCAGCATGGTCGACCTCGGCCGTGAGGAGGTGCTCGGGCTCCTGGAGGAGCGGGTGCGGACCATCGAGAAGTGGCGCAGGGCCGTCACCGAGTACTACACGCCCGAGGAAGGCCCCGGCCAGCTCGGCCACATCGGCGAGATCATGAACTTCTGGATCCACTCGGCCGACACCGGCGCCGAGTGGACCCGCGGCCTCATCGAACGCATCCGCGGCGGCGCCTACACCTTCGCGGGGGAGGGCGACCCGTTCGTCGGCGTCCTGATGGAGGGCCAGAAGAACCCGTACGCGACGGGCGAGCGGCATCCCGGGGACGACCGCTAG